The region TGAATTCGTCCGGTACGGCGTGGCGTCCTGGCCGAACGCGACCACGGCGCCGCCGCCCGTGCCGTGCGCGTCGAGTATCGTTTGTGAGGGGCCTGCGCCGCGAAGCGTGACGCTGCTCGGGACTCGTATCGTGCTGTCGATAAGAAACCTGCCGGCTGAAAGGAGCACCACTTGGTTCGCGGTGCAGGCATTGAGCGCGGCCTGGATGCCGGAGGTCGCGTCGCTAGCGCCGTTGCCGTAGGTGGAGGCGTTGATCGTTGTGGAAATGGTTGTTCTCATTGGAACGCCGCCGGGGATGCCGATGTTGTTTTGCCAGATGACGCGGCGGGAGGAGGGGATAATTTCGGCATATGATGTTAAGAATGAAAAAATTATGGTGATGGAAAAAGCGGCGAAAAGGAAAAAGGATTTTTGGTTCATGAGGACCTCCGGGGAACATCACTGGATAATATAAACAAAACTTACTTGGATTATTTATAAATTCACCGCAGAGACGCAGAGAACGCAGAGCAAGTAAATATTTCCAGTAAAAGCGGCAAAAATTCACCGGCAGATCAGCGGCATGACAATTGCCCATAAGTTGGAATACTGGCGGAAATGGTATGAAAAAAATGCAGTCGGGAGAGGTACGGAAAAAACCGTTTCTCTCGGGTGTCGCTGAAAGCCCGGAAAAAAAATATGGTAAGAATTAGCGCCATTAATGCATTACGCTAGTCACGTTAAAAATCAAACGTCAATAGAACCTTCTGACTGTTCCCGCCGCCGAAAGAATACGTTGCCCTTGCCCTGAAATATCCGATGCCGATCAAGATTACACCGCTCGCCTCCAATACGCCGAAGGTGGTCCACAGTGGGTTTTCCATGTCGCTCGCCCGAAAAAAACCCGAACTGTTATTTTTACTGTTATTCAATATCAACAAGGGAAAAATGCCTGAGACTGCCAAGCAGACTCCCGCGATGTAAAATCCGTTCCATTTGAATTCACTTTCCGGGGACTGGCTTGAGAAATCTCTCTCATAATGACTCTGAAAAGGAGCATGAATGTATCAATAAGATGACGAATGCCATCCATAAGGATTGGAAACCATTTCGCCGGGATGGGATCATTTTGGCTGTCTCCCCCTTTATCGAATCACTGCTACCGGCGCATTCACCATTCCTTTTTGTAAAATCATTGCCGCAAAGAATATCCTTCCGCTCACCGGCATCCCGTTTGCATTTTTCCCGTCCCATATAATTTCATGCTGCCCCTGCCCCATCCATCCGCTGTACAGCGTCCTTACGAGCCTGCCCTGGCAATCATGGATGAGAATCTTTACGGGCTGGCTCCGGTCAAGATTCGCCAGGAGTTCGATATGCCCTCCGTAAAGAAGCGAATTCCGGCGTATCATCATGGAAGGCCCTTTTAACATTTGTGAACCTTTCGGCCCGCTTTTCACCCCGCTCTGATACGTGCTGTAGCAGCCGCGGTCCGGGTGCACCGGGTCCCACAGGTTTCCATTCAGGTCCGCCGGCACGCCCGGAATCGGCGTTCCGCTCTGGTAGCACGGCGATGTTGTCTTGATCCGGTAATCATCGTCGGCGTCGCTCGTGTCAACAAACTCCGGATTACCCTTCGTAAAATTCGTTCCCATCGGGACCGGCTGGTTCCAGAACAGCGTGTCGAAATGGTTATAGGCTATTGTGGAATTGGGAAGCGTCTTTACGCTGTCGCACCCGAACGTGTTGAAGATGTTGTCCAGCGCGCTGTAATTCGACTTTGCCGTCACCGGGTCGTCGATGAGGATGATGCCGCCGTCCACGAACGTGGTGTGCCACAAAAGCACATGGTCCCACACGCCGCTCATCTGGGAAATGGCATACGAGGTGTCCGGGTCCTTTTCGAACAACAAATTGACAACAGCGAAATTTCTGCAGTCCGCGCCGAACAGCCCCTGGGTCGACATGTTGACGGCCTTGTTGTTGTACACAATGACGTTGTCGACGGTGTCTCCCGGGTTGTAAAACTGGACAAAGTCCGGATGCGCGCCGGTGCTGTCGCTCTTGAACCCCACGCTGTCGATGTCGATGTTGATCGCCGTGAGGTTGTTCGCGGGACGGTAAATGTCGGAGCCGATCCGCTTGATGGTGGCGTTGCGCAAGAACGGATAGGTCTGTACGTTCATCAGGTCGCGCACCGTGCAGTCGGTGAGATACGTCCGGTACGGCGAGTTGCCGCCGAACGGGTTGCTGCCGTTGTACTGGCCGCGCTTGTCGTACAGCGTCACGCCGTCGAACCAGATGTCATTGCCGCTTTCGAAATAAAAAATGGTCCCGTAGCCGGGCGCGTTGTCGCCGTACACGGAGACGTTCTTCCAGTGCACCATGTTCTCGCCGAACCTGCCCGTGCTCGTGCCGTCTTCGGTGTAGCCGGCGATCACCACGTCGCCGGCGGCCAGGCCGGGCGCGGCCATGATGGTGGTCCAATATCGATAATTTTTGCTCGCCAGCTTGGTGCTTAGCTTGTAGTTCTTGCTTGCCTTCAGGTAAACGGTACCGCCGGCGCCGACCAGTTTGTATCCTTTCTCAATGGTCTGGTACGGGCCGGTTTGGACGCCGGTCCCGGTCGCGTCGCTGCCGTTGTCGCAATCGACCCAGGCGATATTACTGTTTGTCAAAGTTCCATGGGAATTCGCATAAAGCCTGAGCGTGTCGAGCGTCCGCGCCGTATGGCCGCTTCCGTCGGGAAAGGCGGTGGCGGTCACGCTTATTGGTCCGTCTGCATAATCGGCCGCATGGAGGGTCACCCAGTACTCGTAAACATTGACCGCGCTGTTGCAGGTGGGATCGGTGGCCCGCTGGACCAAGGTTCCATTCACTTTGAACTCCACGTCGACGCCGGTCTCGTGAAACGCCACCACGCCCACGTTGATGCTGGAGTCGAAGACCTGGAAGGGCACCATATCCCAGTTGGCGATGACCCGGGTGGCGCGAAGGGGAAGGCTGGTTGACAGGATAATAAACGCGGACAGCAGGAGAAGACTGTTTCTAGTTTTCATGGAGCACTCCTTTCAAATTCATTTCATCTAATCTTGTCCATACCAGGTAAATGTGCCGGTCTTCTTGTCAACACCCCCGAATTGAGTGTTGTTGTAAACTATCCAGACAACTTCTTTTTTCTCATTTGAATAGTCTTTGTCAAAGTGAAAATTGACGATTACCGGTCTCTTGACCC is a window of Chitinivibrionales bacterium DNA encoding:
- a CDS encoding FlgD immunoglobulin-like domain containing protein, whose product is MKTRNSLLLLSAFIILSTSLPLRATRVIANWDMVPFQVFDSSINVGVVAFHETGVDVEFKVNGTLVQRATDPTCNSAVNVYEYWVTLHAADYADGPISVTATAFPDGSGHTARTLDTLRLYANSHGTLTNSNIAWVDCDNGSDATGTGVQTGPYQTIEKGYKLVGAGGTVYLKASKNYKLSTKLASKNYRYWTTIMAAPGLAAGDVVIAGYTEDGTSTGRFGENMVHWKNVSVYGDNAPGYGTIFYFESGNDIWFDGVTLYDKRGQYNGSNPFGGNSPYRTYLTDCTVRDLMNVQTYPFLRNATIKRIGSDIYRPANNLTAINIDIDSVGFKSDSTGAHPDFVQFYNPGDTVDNVIVYNNKAVNMSTQGLFGADCRNFAVVNLLFEKDPDTSYAISQMSGVWDHVLLWHTTFVDGGIILIDDPVTAKSNYSALDNIFNTFGCDSVKTLPNSTIAYNHFDTLFWNQPVPMGTNFTKGNPEFVDTSDADDDYRIKTTSPCYQSGTPIPGVPADLNGNLWDPVHPDRGCYSTYQSGVKSGPKGSQMLKGPSMMIRRNSLLYGGHIELLANLDRSQPVKILIHDCQGRLVRTLYSGWMGQGQHEIIWDGKNANGMPVSGRIFFAAMILQKGMVNAPVAVIR